A window from Dermacentor albipictus isolate Rhodes 1998 colony chromosome 10, USDA_Dalb.pri_finalv2, whole genome shotgun sequence encodes these proteins:
- the LOC135898759 gene encoding uncharacterized protein, translated as MSTAPHAGHAVDASYALDNSSNEWSAQNLPCTKGDGASCKLLEHHPEINRVLLGAALQLREDKRGQSRGDALIAAVEASTCRSASYSSEENSCKARALDLVELLLAEHHCITAMEFTRNFMLRPSLLSVVKRHPHLNSFTVCGRFIASDRAAVVFDVIRSLPQLKNLVFKSYEFEDCSTTNCLIDYSFDLRISCLSTLDLAELRFPSTEAGSLVQALIENESITDLCVGKSVFSYGDEDSYPRFSTYLAKENCPLRKLTLKSNAYFISGSLMRELVDAFCKMNFLKELNVDIEDIETTMFVPTFALFAEVATRSAKLRILKLPWTFTYTHLGAPITRPEATQCMKSWQTALQGSKSPLKQLRVDLTGFGEAECDTFFDAIANNESLRLVEVDTLPFIDGLDRLSKTILERGLNDRVVIKGHHRHSNAMNLLKCPQISSVDLTLGWFVSRQRVVLQSVISTLEVVGSSSNVRSMLVECNRFNRDEIHALAACLRNAVVLTDVDINLRGALAVLSEKDRTDVRAELVSALASNLKLVKVSIKGMLLSNDDLNVLAHFASKSLSLTEFTMTPACCGDTTTSKLCGELQIAFERRPDALTEAFNFKNIALADILLATRRNASALSAASQFVLGQQDTLDGADAIELMHDHPRLLEMVMEGADVTKTKAKEKISSALLRVHHCSLEEFMRIAGVVKERVECLRDPDARFQLVDINEHCWLHIRRFLKIRDVVNIEPVSVDQNDAWAFEYD; from the exons ATGTCTACGGCACCTCATGCAGGCCATGCCGTCGACGCCAGCTATGCCCTCGACAACAGCAGCAACGAATGGAGCGCGCAGAACCTTCCATGCACCAAGGGGGATGGTGCGAGCTGTAAGTTACTGGAGCACCATCCGGAAATTAATAGGGTACTTCTAGGCGCTGCCCTGCAGCTTCGGGAAGACAAGCGAGGACAGAGCAGAGGCGATGCCCTTATTGCGGCTGTCGAGGCAAGCACTTGCCGGTCCGCCTCATACAGCTCTGAGGAAAACTCGTGCAAAGCGAGAGCACTGGATCTTGTTGAGCTTCTACTCGCGGAGCACCACTGCATCACGGCAATGGAATTCACTAGGAACTTTATGCTTCGCCCATCGTTGCTCTCAGTAGTAAAACGTCATCCCCATTTGAACAGCTTTACTGTATGCGGAAGATTCATTGCATCTGACCGCGCAGCTGTGGTGTTCGACGTGATAAGGTCTTTGCCGCAGCTCAAGAATCTAGTTTTCAAGTCTTACGAGTTCGAGGACTGCTCGACTACGAACTGCCTCATTGACTACTCCTTTGACCTTCGCATAAGTTGTCTATCGACCCTTGACCTCGCAGAGCTGCGATTTCCCAGCACTGAGGCCGGTTCGCTCGTCCAAGCACTCATTGAAAACGAAAGCATCACCGACCTCTGCGTAGGAAAATCCGTATTCTCGTACGGAGATGAAGACTCCTATCCAAGATTTTCGACGTACCTCGCGAAGGAAAATTGCCCGCTGCGAAAATTGACGCTCAAATCGAACGCCTACTTCATCAGCGGGTCACTCATGAGGGAACTCGTTgacgcattctgcaaaatgaatTTTTTGAAGGAACTGAACGTGGACATCGAGGACATCGAGACAACAATGTT CGTACCTACGTTCGCCCTCTTCGCCGAAGTGGCCACTCGGAGCGCCAAACTACGCATCCTAAAGTTGCCTTGGACGTTCACATATACCCATCTCGGTGCCCCCATTACACGTCCTGAAGCCACGCAATGCATGAAGTCCTGGCAAACAGCCTTGCAAGGATCGAAGTCACCGCTCAAGCAGCTGCGCGTCGACTTGACGGGCTTCGGCGAAGCGGAATGCGACACTTTCTTCGACGCAATAGCCAACAATGAATCTCTGCGGTTGGTGGAAGTCGACACTTTGCCATTCATCGATGGGCTCGACAGGCTCTCCAAAACTATTCTGGAGCGAGGTCTGAACGATCGAGTGGTCATCAAAGGACACCATCGCCACAGCAACGCAATGAATCTGCTGAAATGCCCGCAAATCAGCAGCGTGGACTTAACGCTGGGGTGGTTCGTTTCCCGCCAACGTGTCGTACTGCAGTCAGTTATCTCGACTCTGGAAGTGGTCGGTAGCTCCAGTAACGTAAGGTCAATGCTGGTTGAGTGCAATAGATTCAATCGCGACGAAATACATGCCTTGGCGGCATGCCTAAGGAATGCGGTTGTACTCACTGATGTCGACATAAACCTGAGGGGCGCTTTGGCTGTCTTATCAGAAAAGGATCGTACGGATGTCCGGGCGGAACTAGTGTCAGCACTGGCCTCCAACCTCAAACTTGTCAAAGTCAGCATCAAAGGCATGCTGCTGTCCAATGACGACTTGAACGTCCTCGCACATTTTGCCAGCAAGAGCCTCAGCCTCACCGAATTCACCATGACTCCTGCCTGTTGTGGCGATACCACGACTAGCAAGCTTTGTGGAGAGCTGCAAATTGCTTTTGAGCGAAGGCCCGATGCGTTAACGGAAGCATTCAACTTCAAGAACATCGCACTTGCAGACATCCTG cTAGCAACCAGAAGGAATGCCTCCGCCCTCTCGGCCGCTTCACAATTCGTGCTAGGTCAGCAAGATACCTTGGACGGTGCGGATGCCATCGAGCTGATGCACGACCATCCACGCCTCCTCGAGATGGTGAtggaaggtgctgacgtcacAAAGACCAAAGCTAAAGAGAAGATCAGCAGCGCTCTTCTGCGTGTGCACCACTGTAGCCTTGAGGAGTTTATGAGAATCGCAGGCGTCGTCAAGGAGAGGGTGGAGTGCCTTCGTGATCCCGATGCCAGGTTTCAGCTCGTTGACATTAACGAGCACTGCTGGCTGCACATTCGCAGGTTCCTAAAGATAAGGGACGTTGTCAACATTGAGCCGGTGTCAGTCGATCAAAACGACGCGTGGGCTTTTGAATACGATTAG
- the LOC135898733 gene encoding uncharacterized protein, whose protein sequence is MSTAPHAGHAVDASYALDNSSNEWSAQNLPCTKGDGASCKLLEHHPEINRVLLGAALQLREDKRGQRRGDVLIAAVEASTCRYASYSSVENSSKARALDLVELLLAEHHCITAIEFNSNLMLRPSLISVVKRHPHLKSFTVCGRFIASDRAAVVFDVIRSLPQLKNLAFKSYEFEMDSSTTSCLIDYSFDLRISCLSTLDLAELRFPSTKAGWLVQALIENESITDLCVGESVYSYGDEHSYPRFTTYLANENCPLRKLTLKSNAYYISGSLMGKLVGAFCKMNFLKELNVDIVDIATTIFVPTFALFAEVARRSAKLRSLRLPWRDTHSHLGAHITSPEATQCMKSWQTALQGSKSPLKQLRVDLTGFGEAACDTFFDAIANNESLRLVEVDTLPFIDGLDRVSKTILERGLNDRVVIKGHHRHSNAINLLKCPQISTVAVTLGWFISRPRVGPQSLISTLEVVGSSSNVTSLLVECNRFNRDELHALAACLRNAVVLTDVDINLRGALAVLSEKDRTDVRAELVSALASNLKLVKVSIKGVLLTNDDLNVLAHATSKSLSLTEFTMTPACCGGARPGRLCEELQIAFERRPDALTEAFNFKNIALADILLATRRNASALSAASQFVLGEQDTLDGADAIELMHDHPRLLDMVMEGADVTKTKAKEKISSALLRVYHCCLDEFMRIAGVVKKRVECLRDPDARFQLVDINEHCWLHIRRFLKIRDVVNIEPVSVDQNDAWAFECD, encoded by the exons ATGTCTACGGCACCTCATGCAGGCCATGCCGTCGACGCCAGCTATGCCCTCGACAACAGCAGCAACGAATGGAGCGCGCAGAACCTTCCATGCACCAAGGGGGACGGTGCGAGCTGTAAGTTACTGGAGCACCATCCGGAAATTAATAGGGTACTTCTAGGCGCTGCCCTGCAGCTTCGGGAAGACAAGCGAGGACAGAGAAGAGGTGATGTCCTTATTGCGGCTGTCGAGGCAAGCACTTGCCGGTACGCCTCGTACAGCTCTGTGGAAAACTCGTCCAAAGCGAGAGCACTGGACCTTGTTGAGCTTCTACTCGCCGAGCACCACTGCATCACGGCGATAGAATTCAACAGCAACCTGATGCTTCGCCCATCGTTGATCTCAGTAGTAAAACGTCATCCCCATTTGAAGAGCTTTACTGTATGCGGAAGATTCATTGCATCTGACCGCGCAGCTGTGGTGTTCGACGTGATAAGGTCTTTGCCGCAGCTCAAGAATCTAGCTTTCAAGTCTTACGAGTTCGAGATGGACTCCTCGACTACGAGCTGCCTCATTGACTACTCCTTTGACCTTCGCATAAGTTGTCTATCGACCCTTGACCTCGCAGAGCTGCGATTTCCCAGCACTAAGGCCGGTTGGCTCGTCCAAGCACTCATTGAAAACGAAAGCATCACCGACCTCTGCGTAGGAGAATCCGTATACTCGTACGGAGATGAACACTCCTATCCAAGGTTCACGACGTACCTCGCGAACGAAAATTGCCCGCTGCGAAAATTGACGCTCAAATCGAACGCCTACTACATCAGTGGGTCACTCATGGGGAAACTCGTTggcgcattctgcaaaatgaatTTTTTGAAGGAACTGAACGTGGACATCGTGGACATCGCGACAACAATATT CGTACCTACGTTCGCCCTCTTCGCCGAAGTGGCCCGTCGGAGCGCCAAACTACGCAGCCTGAGGTTGCCTTGGAGGGATACACATTCCCATCTCGGTGCCCACATTACAAGTCCTGAAGCCACGCAATGCATGAAGTCCTGGCAAACAGCCTTGCAAGGATCGAAGTCACCGCTCAAGCAGCTGCGCGTCGACTTGACGGGCTTCGGCGAAGCCGCATGCGACACTTTCTTCGACGCAATCGCCAACAATGAATCTCTGCGGTTGGTGGAAGTCGACACTTTGCCATTCATCGATGGGCTGGACAGGGTCTCCAAAACTATTCTGGAGCGAGGTCTGAACGATCGAGTGGTCATCAAAGGACACCATCGCCACAGCAACGCAATCAATCTGCTGAAATGCCCGCAAATCAGCACCGTGGCCGTAACGCTGGGGTGGTTCATTTCCCGCCCGCGTGTCGGCCCCCAGTCACTTATCTCGACTCTGGAAGTGGTCGGTAGCTCCAGTAACGTAACGTCACTGCTGGTTGAGTGCAATAGATTCAATCGCGACGAATTACATGCCTTGGCGGCATGCCTAAGGAATGCGGTTGTACTCACTGATGTCGACATAAACCTGAGGGGCGCTTTGGCTGTCTTATCAGAAAAGGATCGTACGGATGTGCGGGCGGAACTAGTGTCAGCACTGGCCTCCAACCTCAAACTTGTCAAAGTCAGCATCAAAGGCGTGCTGCTGACCAATGACGACTTGAACGTCCTCGCACATGCTACCAGCAAGAGCCTCAGCCTCACCGAATTCACCATGACTCCTGCCTGTTGTGGCGGTGCCAGGCCTGGCAGGCTTTGTGAAGAGCTGCAAATTGCTTTTGAGCGAAGGCCCGATGCGTTAACGGAAGCATTCAACTTCAAGAACATCGCACTTGCAGACATCCTG cTAGCAACCAGGAGGAATGCCTCCGCCCTCTCGGCCGCTTCACAATTCGTGCTAGGCGAGCAAGATACCTTGGACGGTGCGGATGCCATCGAGCTGATGCACGACCACCCACGCCTCCTCGATATGGTGAtggaaggtgctgacgtcacAAAGACCAAAGCTAAAGAGAAGATCAGCAGCGCCCTTCTGCGTGTGTACCACTGTTGCCTTGATGAGTTTATGAGAATCGCAGGCGTCGTCAAGAAGAGGGTGGAGTGCCTTCGTGATCCCGATGCCAGGTTTCAGCTCGTCGACATTAACGAGCACTGCTGGCTGCACATTCGCAGGTTCCTAAAGATAAGGGACGTTGTCAACATTGAGCCGGTGTCGGTCGATCAAAACGACGCGTGGGCTTTTGAATGCGATTAG